One Chloroflexota bacterium DNA segment encodes these proteins:
- the dxs gene encoding 1-deoxy-D-xylulose-5-phosphate synthase encodes MTRLLDRIDNPADLKKLGKRELKQLASELRQKLVDTIKVTGGHLASNLGVVELTIALHRVFDSPRDKIIWDVGHQSYVHKLLTGRKKHFASLRQYGGLSGFTSPEESSHDPFGTGHASTSVSAALGMAIARDLRGDDNNIVAVIGDGAIAGGMALEALNHVGHLGSRLIVILNDNGMSISPTVGSLAKMLNRVRFNPRYRWAKEEGRKILKALPLGDMVWEVGRQARGRFKGLLLPTMVWEELGFAYIGPIDGHDTAELERALHQAKEYHLKPTFIHVLTTKGKGYSPAENNAVYFHGVPARRVSNQNIPTYSEVFAQTVLRLTRDDPRIVTITPAMPEGNCLNIVAAEFPQRVFDVGICEQHAVTFAAGLATQGFIPIVAIYSTFLQRAFDQIIHDVCLQNLPVVFAVDRGGIVGDDGKTHQGTFDLSYLTLVPNLSVAAPRDENELQHLLYTAVNSGQAMAIRYPRGQGLGVPLDTILHKIQIGKWELMREGSHVAILAVGVTVAPALEAAHELAAKGIKAAVINARFVKPLDIELLASLAGRIPRLVTVEENTSSGGFGSSVARLLQDMGIDEIPVKIIGIPDEFVEQGTQVALRAKYGLDAKGIARQVLSLFPGYKVGEQSIREGEIKPIS; translated from the coding sequence ATGACTAGATTGCTTGACCGGATTGATAATCCCGCCGATTTAAAGAAGCTGGGCAAGCGTGAACTAAAGCAGCTTGCCAGTGAGCTCAGACAAAAGCTAGTTGATACCATTAAAGTTACCGGCGGCCATCTTGCTTCCAATCTGGGCGTTGTCGAGCTCACCATCGCTTTACATCGGGTATTTGACAGCCCGAGGGACAAAATTATCTGGGACGTTGGTCATCAGAGCTACGTTCATAAATTGCTCACCGGAAGAAAAAAGCATTTCGCTTCACTGCGTCAGTATGGTGGCCTCTCCGGTTTCACCAGCCCTGAAGAGAGCTCGCACGACCCCTTTGGCACTGGTCATGCCAGCACCTCGGTTTCAGCGGCGCTGGGGATGGCTATCGCCCGTGACCTTCGTGGTGATGACAACAATATAGTAGCCGTCATTGGTGATGGGGCGATAGCGGGTGGCATGGCCCTTGAAGCTCTCAACCATGTTGGACACCTGGGCTCGAGATTAATCGTAATTCTCAATGACAACGGCATGTCGATTTCCCCCACGGTAGGCAGTCTGGCCAAAATGCTTAACCGGGTGCGTTTTAACCCGCGCTATCGCTGGGCGAAGGAAGAGGGGCGCAAGATACTTAAAGCCCTGCCTCTTGGGGATATGGTGTGGGAGGTAGGTCGGCAGGCCAGGGGCAGATTCAAAGGATTGCTCTTACCGACCATGGTCTGGGAGGAACTTGGTTTTGCTTATATCGGACCCATCGATGGACATGATACTGCGGAACTGGAACGCGCGCTCCACCAGGCTAAAGAGTACCATTTGAAACCGACGTTTATTCACGTCCTGACCACCAAAGGCAAAGGCTATAGTCCCGCTGAGAACAACGCGGTTTATTTTCATGGTGTGCCGGCCAGGCGTGTCAGTAATCAGAACATACCCACATACAGCGAGGTATTTGCGCAGACGGTGCTTCGTCTGACCCGTGATGACCCCAGGATAGTGACCATAACCCCGGCCATGCCGGAAGGCAACTGTCTGAACATCGTGGCTGCCGAATTCCCGCAGCGCGTCTTCGATGTCGGCATCTGTGAGCAGCATGCGGTTACTTTTGCCGCCGGGCTGGCCACGCAGGGCTTTATCCCGATTGTCGCCATTTACTCAACCTTTTTGCAGCGCGCCTTTGACCAGATTATACATGACGTCTGCCTTCAGAATCTGCCCGTCGTTTTCGCTGTAGACCGCGGCGGTATCGTCGGCGACGACGGCAAAACGCACCAGGGGACATTTGACCTCTCTTACCTGACGCTCGTTCCCAATCTGAGTGTGGCGGCGCCGAGAGATGAAAACGAACTGCAGCACCTGCTCTATACGGCGGTGAACTCGGGCCAGGCGATGGCCATACGCTATCCTCGCGGACAAGGACTGGGGGTGCCACTGGATACAATTTTACATAAAATTCAGATTGGCAAATGGGAATTAATGCGTGAAGGGAGCCATGTCGCCATACTGGCCGTCGGCGTCACCGTGGCACCTGCCCTTGAAGCCGCCCATGAGCTGGCAGCGAAAGGGATAAAGGCAGCCGTCATCAACGCACGCTTTGTCAAGCCGCTGGATATTGAATTGCTTGCCAGTCTGGCGGGTCGTATCCCGCGACTGGTCACCGTTGAGGAAAACACGTCAAGCGGTGGCTTTGGCAGCAGTGTAGCCAGATTGCTGCAAGACATGGGCATTGATGAGATACCGGTAAAAATCATCGGCATCCCGGATGAGTTCGTTGAGCAGGGGACGCAGGTTGCCCTTCGCGCCAAGTACGGTCTGGATGCAAAAGGAATAGCCCGTCAGGTTCTATCCCTGTTTCCCGGTTATAAAGTGGGCGAGCAGTCGATCAGAGAAGGCGAAATAAAACCGATAAGTTAG
- a CDS encoding phosphoglycerate kinase, whose product MPKMTVKDVEVRDKRVLVRVDFNVPLDEKTGEITGDNRIRAALPTIQYLTGQRAKVILMSHLGRPKGKVVEDLRLGIVARRLSEVLGQPVSMAPDCVGSDVENMVAAMKAGDILMLENLRFHAGEETGDASFARALASLGDVYVNDAFGTAHRAHASVSVIARYLPTVAGFLMEKEVKNLGRILENPARPFAALLGGAKISDKVSMLENIMDKVDYVMVGGGMAATFLKAKSYEVGQSLLETDMLETASHLMELAQKEKVNLMLPVDVVVADEVSNEAQVEIIPVEKIPKERRIVDMGPQTISSFSRELRRCKTVFWNGPMGIFEIPRFARGTQELAKLLAGLEAMTVIGGGSTAEAVSDLGLAGKMTFVSTGGGASLEFLSGDKLPGVEALPDRK is encoded by the coding sequence ATGCCAAAAATGACGGTGAAGGATGTAGAGGTCAGGGATAAGCGGGTGCTGGTCCGCGTTGATTTTAACGTGCCTTTAGATGAAAAAACTGGAGAAATAACCGGTGACAATCGCATTCGCGCTGCTCTGCCGACAATTCAATACCTGACGGGGCAGAGAGCGAAGGTTATATTGATGTCCCACCTGGGTCGCCCCAAAGGAAAGGTGGTTGAGGACTTGAGATTGGGTATAGTTGCCCGGCGCCTCTCCGAAGTCCTTGGACAACCGGTCTCCATGGCACCGGATTGTGTTGGTTCCGACGTGGAGAATATGGTGGCCGCGATGAAAGCTGGCGATATTCTCATGCTGGAAAACCTGCGCTTTCATGCCGGAGAGGAAACGGGAGATGCTTCCTTTGCTAGGGCGCTGGCCAGTTTGGGCGACGTCTATGTCAACGACGCCTTTGGGACAGCACACCGGGCGCATGCCTCAGTATCGGTTATCGCCCGGTATCTGCCGACAGTGGCCGGCTTTCTGATGGAAAAAGAGGTGAAAAACCTGGGCAGAATACTGGAGAACCCGGCGCGGCCATTCGCTGCTTTGCTTGGCGGAGCCAAGATAAGCGACAAGGTGAGCATGCTGGAAAACATAATGGACAAAGTGGACTATGTCATGGTCGGCGGTGGTATGGCGGCGACATTCCTGAAGGCCAAATCATACGAGGTAGGCCAATCTTTGCTCGAGACGGATATGCTGGAGACCGCAAGCCATTTAATGGAACTGGCGCAAAAAGAAAAGGTGAATTTAATGTTGCCGGTTGACGTTGTAGTTGCTGACGAGGTCAGTAATGAGGCTCAAGTTGAGATTATCCCGGTGGAAAAGATACCGAAGGAAAGGCGAATTGTGGACATGGGACCACAGACCATCAGCAGCTTCAGCAGGGAGTTGAGGAGATGTAAGACGGTCTTCTGGAATGGTCCCATGGGGATATTCGAAATCCCGCGTTTTGCTAGGGGAACGCAGGAACTGGCGAAGCTCTTGGCTGGACTTGAGGCGATGACGGTCATCGGCGGGGGCTCTACTGCCGAGGCGGTCAGTGATTTGGGACTGGCCGGAAAAATGACTTTCGTTTCCACGGGAGGCGGGGCCTCTCTGGAATTCCTGAGCGGGGATAAGTTGCCGGGTGTGGAGGCACTGCCGGATAGAAAATAG
- the tpiA gene encoding triose-phosphate isomerase, producing the protein MRVPLIAGNWKMNTTVAEALELVKVMKGELEKVTGVETVVCPPFVSLAAVKELLEGSTIRLGAQNLFFEEKGAYTGEISPLMVADLCEYVIVGHSERRQHFHETGDIVNKKIMAALKAGLKPILCIGERLEENEAGKTEEVVAEQLSSSLAGVEDLDGLAIAYEPVWAIGTGKPAIGGQANGTIAFIRRNIARAYGGKIAQEMRILYGGSVSSANAAEFMQQPEIDGALVGGASLKANEFLSIVNQTSVIKHRK; encoded by the coding sequence ATGCGTGTACCATTGATTGCGGGCAACTGGAAGATGAATACCACGGTAGCTGAAGCGCTGGAACTGGTCAAGGTGATGAAAGGCGAACTCGAGAAGGTCACCGGCGTGGAGACTGTAGTCTGTCCGCCATTTGTGTCGCTGGCGGCGGTGAAAGAACTGCTTGAAGGCAGCACCATCAGACTTGGGGCACAGAACCTGTTCTTTGAGGAAAAAGGCGCCTACACGGGTGAGATTTCCCCCTTGATGGTGGCCGACCTTTGTGAGTATGTCATTGTCGGGCACTCGGAGCGGAGGCAGCATTTCCATGAGACTGGAGACATTGTTAATAAGAAAATTATGGCGGCGCTGAAGGCGGGTCTCAAGCCAATCTTGTGCATCGGTGAGCGGCTGGAAGAGAATGAGGCGGGCAAAACTGAAGAGGTAGTAGCGGAGCAATTGAGCTCATCTCTGGCCGGGGTGGAAGACCTCGATGGTCTGGCCATTGCCTATGAGCCGGTCTGGGCCATCGGCACCGGTAAGCCGGCCATTGGAGGGCAGGCCAACGGGACGATTGCGTTCATTCGCCGGAACATCGCCAGGGCGTATGGGGGGAAAATTGCGCAGGAGATGCGCATACTTTACGGCGGCAGCGTTAGCTCGGCCAATGCCGCCGAGTTCATGCAGCAGCCTGAAATCGATGGGGCGCTGGTCGGTGGGGCAAGCCTCAAGGCTAATGAATTCTTGAGCATTGTCAATCAAACATCGGTAATTAAACACAGGAAATGA
- the miaA gene encoding tRNA (adenosine(37)-N6)-dimethylallyltransferase MiaA — MKFLIAIVGPTGIGKSRLALHLARKFDGEIVGADSRQVYRHMDIGTAKLSPQDRARVRHHLIDIVEPDSDFSLAHYQTLAFSAINDIQKRHRLPILVGGSGLYVKAVLEGWQLPEAKPDPELRRRLEKQAADTGNESLYQKLLEVDPAAAQKVDPRNVRRVIRALEVYYKANETFSRLQDKKVLPYRTLMIGLTAERKALYHRIDKRVDEMIGQGLVAEVEKLVDMEYDFNLPAMSSIGYKQLAMFLRGEINLEGAIQQIKYETHRFVRHQYAWFRLDDKRIHWFDITQVQEAEIEDLVSRLLEGRLNNREALLVSE; from the coding sequence ATGAAGTTTCTAATTGCGATAGTCGGCCCGACCGGTATTGGCAAAAGCCGACTGGCCCTCCATCTCGCCCGGAAGTTCGACGGCGAAATCGTCGGTGCCGACAGCCGTCAGGTTTACCGGCATATGGATATCGGCACTGCCAAGCTTAGCCCACAGGACAGGGCGCGTGTCCGCCATCACTTAATCGATATCGTCGAGCCGGATTCGGATTTCAGCCTGGCGCATTATCAGACGCTGGCCTTCAGCGCCATAAATGATATACAGAAGCGCCACAGATTGCCGATTTTGGTCGGCGGCAGCGGCCTGTATGTGAAGGCTGTACTGGAAGGGTGGCAGTTGCCAGAGGCCAAACCGGACCCAGAATTGAGGCGTCGCCTGGAGAAACAGGCTGCCGATACTGGAAACGAGAGTCTCTATCAAAAATTGCTGGAGGTTGACCCGGCGGCGGCGCAGAAAGTCGACCCCCGCAACGTCCGGCGGGTGATAAGAGCTTTAGAGGTATACTATAAGGCGAACGAGACGTTCTCCCGACTTCAGGACAAGAAGGTTTTGCCCTACCGCACGTTGATGATTGGGCTTACCGCAGAACGCAAAGCGCTTTACCATCGTATTGATAAGAGGGTGGACGAGATGATAGGGCAGGGATTGGTCGCCGAGGTGGAAAAATTGGTCGATATGGAGTATGATTTTAATTTACCAGCCATGTCCAGCATTGGCTACAAACAGCTAGCCATGTTTCTCAGGGGAGAAATAAATCTGGAGGGCGCGATACAGCAGATAAAATATGAAACGCACCGGTTTGTCCGTCATCAGTACGCCTGGTTTCGCCTGGATGATAAGCGAATTCACTGGTTTGATATAACTCAGGTTCAGGAGGCGGAAATAGAAGACCTTGTATCCAGGTTACTGGAAGGCAGGCTCAATAACAGAGAAGCGCTTTTAGTTAGCGAGTGA
- the dapF gene encoding diaminopimelate epimerase: MEFTKLQGTGNDFILMETSDEGRDWSKLAITMCDRHFGVGSDGLLLLLPSNNADFRMRMFDPDGSEAEACGNGIRCLARYVYDEGMINADADHISVETIVGVRQLNLNKENGQLIDVQAGMGKPAFKAEEIPVEIEQGREDIVYINNMMSYPVNIDGMELLLNLVSMGNPHAVCFQESPVADFPLSQVGPKVEHLDIFPRRTNFEVARVINRRGIEVRTWERGAGETLACGSGACAVAVAAQLRDCVDNIVNIKLLGGTLKLEWDGAGEVLMTGPAETVFHGDWPD, translated from the coding sequence ATGGAGTTCACCAAGTTACAGGGCACAGGAAACGATTTTATCCTAATGGAGACCAGCGATGAAGGGCGCGACTGGTCGAAGCTGGCGATAACCATGTGCGACCGTCACTTTGGCGTTGGCAGCGACGGGTTGCTATTGCTCTTACCTTCGAATAATGCGGATTTCCGCATGCGCATGTTCGACCCGGATGGGTCAGAGGCGGAGGCCTGCGGCAATGGCATCAGGTGCCTGGCCCGCTATGTGTATGACGAGGGCATGATAAATGCCGATGCCGACCATATATCCGTGGAAACAATAGTGGGCGTGAGACAGCTCAATCTTAATAAAGAAAATGGCCAGCTCATCGACGTTCAGGCTGGTATGGGTAAGCCTGCGTTTAAAGCTGAAGAGATACCGGTCGAGATTGAGCAGGGCAGGGAGGATATAGTTTACATAAATAACATGATGAGTTATCCGGTAAACATCGATGGCATGGAGCTGCTGCTCAACCTGGTCTCAATGGGAAATCCGCACGCGGTTTGTTTCCAGGAGAGTCCGGTGGCCGATTTCCCGTTATCGCAGGTTGGGCCAAAGGTAGAACATTTGGATATATTCCCGCGGCGCACTAATTTTGAGGTCGCCCGTGTGATAAATAGAAGAGGAATAGAGGTCCGCACCTGGGAGCGGGGCGCTGGAGAGACGCTGGCATGTGGCAGCGGTGCCTGTGCGGTGGCCGTAGCGGCACAGCTTCGAGACTGTGTCGATAATATAGTTAACATAAAGCTGCTGGGCGGCACATTGAAGTTGGAGTGGGATGGTGCCGGCGAGGTATTGATGACCGGCCCGGCAGAAACCGTATTTCATGGAGATTGGCCAGATTAA
- a CDS encoding LL-diaminopimelate aminotransferase yields MRFAKRVEKLPPYLFVEISRKIAEKKARGEEVISFAIGDPDIPTPPHVVERLCEAARDPANHRYPESDSLPELRRAVAGWYERRFGLAFDPDKEILPLIGSKEGIAHIAFCFIGNGDIALVPDPGYPVYSVSAMLADGEPYYLSLKEENDWLPNLDSIPQDVLERARLLWINYPNNPTAAVADLEFFNRVVRFAKQHDLVVCHDGPYTEVAYDGYQPVSFMQAEGAKDIGVEFHSLSKSYNMTGWRIGMAVGNATMINALMRLKSNLDSGIPQAIQYAAIEALTGPQDCIPEHNAIYERRRDLIIEVLNNIGLKAKPPKASLYIWAKVPEGYNSMDLTADLLDQVGVAVTPGIGYGKNGEGYVRLSLTIPDASLVKGLSRLSGWRSTRRQTPKR; encoded by the coding sequence ATGAGATTTGCCAAACGTGTAGAGAAATTACCGCCGTACCTGTTCGTTGAAATCAGCCGTAAGATCGCGGAGAAAAAAGCCAGGGGTGAAGAGGTCATCAGTTTTGCTATCGGTGACCCTGATATTCCGACGCCGCCGCACGTCGTCGAGCGGCTGTGTGAGGCTGCCCGCGACCCGGCCAATCATCGCTACCCTGAATCAGATAGTCTGCCGGAACTGCGTCGTGCCGTGGCCGGATGGTATGAGCGACGCTTTGGCCTTGCCTTTGATCCGGACAAAGAAATATTGCCGTTGATAGGGTCCAAAGAGGGAATCGCTCATATTGCTTTCTGTTTCATCGGTAATGGAGATATCGCCCTGGTGCCTGACCCGGGGTATCCGGTATATTCGGTGAGTGCCATGCTGGCCGATGGTGAGCCATATTACCTGTCGCTCAAGGAAGAGAACGACTGGCTGCCTAACCTCGATTCCATACCCCAGGATGTTCTGGAGAGGGCCAGACTGCTGTGGATAAACTATCCCAATAATCCTACCGCCGCCGTTGCCGACCTTGAGTTCTTCAATAGAGTCGTCCGATTTGCCAAGCAGCACGACCTGGTGGTCTGCCATGACGGCCCTTATACTGAGGTGGCTTATGACGGGTATCAACCGGTGAGCTTTATGCAGGCAGAAGGGGCCAAAGACATCGGGGTGGAATTCCACTCTCTCTCCAAAAGCTACAATATGACCGGCTGGCGCATCGGTATGGCCGTGGGCAATGCCACCATGATAAACGCGTTGATGAGGCTTAAATCGAATTTAGACTCGGGGATTCCACAGGCGATTCAGTATGCAGCTATAGAGGCCTTAACCGGACCTCAGGACTGCATTCCGGAGCATAATGCCATCTACGAGCGGCGCCGCGACTTGATTATCGAAGTATTGAATAATATCGGGCTGAAGGCAAAACCGCCGAAAGCAAGCCTATATATCTGGGCGAAAGTCCCGGAAGGCTACAACTCAATGGACTTAACTGCCGACTTATTGGATCAGGTTGGGGTGGCGGTTACTCCCGGGATAGGGTATGGTAAGAATGGAGAGGGATACGTGAGATTGTCTTTAACCATACCGGATGCATCGCTGGTTAAGGGACTGTCAAGATTATCCGGCTGGCGTAGCACTCGCCGGCAGACGCCGAAGAGGTAA
- the hflX gene encoding GTPase HflX, with protein MGRWSARASVDELALLSGTAGASVVGQIIQKLPMPSKTHYVGKGKLEELIAQKDQVDYDVVIFDDELTPRQQRNLEEALKVKVIDRVALILDIFAWRAHTREGQLQVELAQHQYLLPRLAGQWSHLERLGGGIGTRGPGESQLETDRRLIRRKIHRLKRQIEEVRKHRALYRQKRLKSGIPVVSLVGYTNSGKSTLLNALCQAGVFTEDKLFATLDPTTRRLMLPDGKTILITDTVGFIRKLPPTIVSAFRATLEELDEASLLLHVVDLSSPDAAEQCQTVEDILDELNLSSKPRITALNKIDRLLTDDREWDEASATEFLSDQSAGEKAVLLSATRKWGLADLMALISQQISHPAAAL; from the coding sequence ATGGGCCGGTGGTCGGCCAGGGCGTCAGTGGATGAGCTGGCATTGCTGTCCGGTACCGCCGGTGCCAGCGTGGTCGGTCAAATCATCCAGAAACTACCTATGCCTTCAAAGACACATTACGTCGGCAAGGGAAAGCTGGAAGAATTAATTGCGCAGAAAGACCAGGTCGACTACGATGTTGTCATCTTTGATGATGAACTGACACCGCGGCAACAGCGCAACCTGGAAGAAGCGCTGAAGGTGAAGGTTATCGACCGTGTGGCGCTGATTCTGGACATCTTTGCCTGGCGTGCCCATACCCGCGAGGGGCAACTGCAGGTCGAGCTGGCGCAACACCAGTATCTGCTGCCCCGACTTGCCGGGCAGTGGAGCCATCTGGAGAGGCTGGGGGGCGGCATCGGCACGCGAGGCCCCGGTGAGTCGCAGCTTGAAACCGACAGGCGACTCATCCGACGCAAAATCCATCGGCTGAAAAGGCAGATTGAAGAGGTAAGGAAACACCGCGCCCTCTATCGTCAGAAAAGGCTGAAAAGCGGTATACCGGTGGTATCCCTGGTGGGGTATACCAATTCGGGGAAGAGCACTCTGCTCAACGCCCTCTGCCAGGCCGGTGTTTTCACCGAGGATAAACTCTTTGCCACCCTGGACCCGACCACCCGACGTTTGATGTTACCCGATGGAAAAACGATATTGATAACGGACACCGTCGGTTTCATCCGAAAGCTGCCGCCAACTATCGTCAGCGCATTCCGGGCGACGCTGGAAGAACTGGACGAGGCGTCTTTGCTGCTGCATGTCGTTGACCTTTCTTCACCGGATGCCGCCGAGCAGTGCCAGACCGTTGAGGATATACTGGATGAACTAAACCTCTCCAGCAAACCCCGGATAACCGCACTTAACAAAATCGACCGGCTGCTGACGGATGACCGGGAATGGGATGAGGCAAGTGCCACCGAGTTTTTATCCGACCAGTCCGCCGGCGAAAAAGCGGTGCTGTTATCGGCAACCCGGAAATGGGGGCTGGCGGACCTTATGGCGTTGATAAGCCAGCAAATTTCCCACCCCGCCGCCGCCCTTTAA
- the lhgO gene encoding L-2-hydroxyglutarate oxidase: MERNQCQILIVGAGITGLAIARELIHRGAGDIVILEKESSLGRHASGRNSGVLHAGMYYTPDTLKAKYCVDGNRMMKEFCREKKLTLHETGKVILATGPSEMEALYELKRRADLCGARADIIDNKKLHEFEPYAADSEEALHSPDTAVIKPTEVLQALEAELVESGKVTVYYGTTFIDRDGDDRARTSGGVIKFEKLLNAAGAYADHIAHQFGLATEYKLLPFKGTYKQLARDRSFLVRSNIYPVPDLRTPFLGIHFTRSADGEILVGPTAMPAFGRENYGILSGFGRETPSILLRDAMLLFMNPSFRQVARTEPKKYLKRFVFKEARKLLPELKQTDITESEHVGIRPQLIHWPSKQLVMDFIVLSDGISLHILNPISPAFTTSLAFARDMANRLLGQ, from the coding sequence ATGGAGCGGAATCAGTGTCAGATTTTGATTGTAGGGGCCGGTATTACCGGTCTGGCTATTGCCCGTGAGTTAATTCATCGTGGAGCAGGGGATATTGTTATCCTGGAAAAGGAGAGTTCTTTAGGCCGGCACGCCAGCGGACGGAACAGCGGTGTCCTTCACGCCGGTATGTACTATACGCCCGACACGTTGAAGGCCAAGTACTGCGTGGACGGCAACCGCATGATGAAGGAATTCTGCCGGGAAAAGAAACTGACGCTGCACGAGACCGGCAAAGTCATCCTGGCAACCGGACCCTCTGAAATGGAAGCCCTGTATGAACTGAAGCGCCGCGCCGATTTATGCGGTGCCCGCGCTGATATTATAGATAACAAGAAACTGCATGAATTTGAGCCATACGCCGCTGATAGTGAAGAAGCCCTCCACTCGCCGGACACGGCAGTGATAAAACCGACAGAAGTACTGCAGGCGCTGGAGGCCGAGCTGGTAGAATCGGGGAAGGTTACCGTTTACTATGGGACAACCTTCATCGACCGTGACGGAGATGACCGGGCACGGACCTCCGGGGGGGTCATCAAATTCGAAAAACTGCTCAACGCTGCCGGCGCTTATGCCGACCACATTGCCCACCAATTTGGCCTGGCGACAGAATACAAGCTGTTACCTTTCAAGGGGACTTACAAGCAGCTTGCCCGCGACCGTTCCTTCCTGGTGCGGAGCAACATTTACCCCGTTCCCGACCTGCGCACTCCTTTCCTGGGCATCCATTTCACCAGGAGCGCTGACGGCGAGATTCTGGTGGGGCCGACCGCCATGCCTGCCTTTGGCAGAGAAAATTACGGCATTTTGAGCGGCTTTGGACGGGAGACGCCCTCCATCCTGCTACGCGATGCCATGCTTCTGTTCATGAACCCTTCTTTCCGCCAGGTCGCCCGGACCGAGCCCAAAAAATACCTCAAGAGATTTGTATTCAAAGAGGCCAGAAAGCTGCTGCCGGAGTTGAAACAAACGGACATCACTGAGTCGGAACACGTTGGCATCCGCCCCCAGTTAATCCACTGGCCCAGCAAGCAACTGGTTATGGACTTTATCGTGCTTAGCGACGGCATTTCCCTGCATATCTTGAACCCGATATCGCCGGCGTTTACCACCTCGCTTGCCTTCGCCAGGGACATGGCCAATCGGTTGCTAGGGCAATAG
- a CDS encoding VOC family protein, whose translation MAQESPAKIKVNEVQQVCLVVKDLQRTIEAYWNILGIGPWAVFEFGSGRVPNFQYYGKPAHARYRGAIAQCGPIELELFETIEGPSVYQDWIDEHGEGLHHLKFVPKDVVKTEKILNDMGFPTVVGGGSGSYRFAYFDIKPLRCFWEISTRSRSDGSPPGATFYPEDPKAESPAKVKISGIKQVGIVVKDAIQTAENYWQILGIGPWEIRNWGNQALWDRTYMGRPGWGRERLGHAYLGDLELEFVQPVEGESVYQDWIDEHGEGLHHLKFLCDDIDEVTRLLAEQGFPSIQSGHFGDPKEKAGGFNYIDIPPLHCIWEPVHKPKSLPIEPVARIPEK comes from the coding sequence ATGGCACAGGAGAGCCCGGCCAAGATAAAAGTTAATGAAGTCCAGCAGGTCTGCCTTGTGGTCAAAGACCTGCAGAGAACCATAGAAGCGTACTGGAACATTCTGGGCATCGGTCCATGGGCAGTCTTTGAGTTCGGTTCCGGGAGAGTTCCCAATTTTCAATACTACGGCAAACCAGCCCATGCCAGATATCGCGGTGCGATAGCCCAGTGTGGGCCAATCGAGCTGGAATTATTCGAAACCATTGAAGGGCCATCGGTTTACCAGGACTGGATTGATGAGCACGGCGAGGGCCTCCACCATTTGAAATTCGTCCCGAAGGACGTGGTCAAGACGGAGAAGATACTGAACGATATGGGTTTCCCGACGGTTGTCGGCGGTGGCTCCGGCAGCTACCGGTTTGCCTATTTCGACATCAAGCCATTGCGCTGTTTCTGGGAGATAAGCACTCGCAGTCGGAGTGATGGATCGCCACCGGGAGCCACCTTTTATCCTGAAGACCCGAAGGCGGAAAGCCCGGCTAAAGTCAAAATCTCCGGCATCAAGCAGGTGGGCATTGTGGTCAAGGACGCGATACAGACGGCAGAGAACTACTGGCAGATCCTTGGCATCGGTCCCTGGGAGATTCGAAACTGGGGCAATCAGGCGCTGTGGGACCGCACCTATATGGGCAGGCCGGGCTGGGGCCGGGAGAGGCTGGGCCATGCCTACCTGGGTGACCTGGAACTGGAGTTCGTTCAGCCCGTGGAAGGCGAATCGGTGTACCAGGACTGGATTGATGAACACGGCGAGGGTCTCCACCACCTGAAGTTCCTCTGCGACGACATCGACGAGGTTACCAGATTGCTGGCCGAACAGGGATTCCCAAGTATCCAGAGCGGTCATTTTGGCGACCCGAAGGAGAAAGCCGGCGGCTTCAATTACATCGATATTCCACCGCTTCACTGTATCTGGGAGCCGGTACATAAACCGAAGAGTCTGCCCATAGAACCGGTGGCTCGCATTCCGGAAAAATAG